A stretch of Coccidioides posadasii str. Silveira chromosome 2, complete sequence DNA encodes these proteins:
- a CDS encoding uncharacterized protein (EggNog:ENOG410PMW9~COG:S) has translation MPYNTRRKSLSLPSLGIHLPNASRSNRSSSASKIPATTENQPPSKKVKRSHDSESQSPSGTSSNGQISLDGRNERLAAAYGHTPPPSPADTGIVAKINTEGINDDIIVAVIEQLEKTGNRPHLIKELATVLSSINDTIANSANAAALISSRLSLYLKRPWTALAPCPIAKEQIPVHPRKVFFYLTNSTPQPLPEDSSDIISPPAAAKQITPSLSNASIDLDDSDEALERARMSPSPEVDLSSPAFEHEETGLSVEHSTPGRPPTPTGSYSVRSRMAHNYRISHSSRAVSPPLEGDEKEFTLTASSVRERTSAEDSAAKQKDSSASEGGAEGDVSRDEVNMDDCFVSHGSHPQNHEYGYFPSHLIRSEDHVDAADAQVLGTSPSPSISSELSSLSSVSSTASEAAVDDCAAMSPVVSLEPILSPGKTKGVSGCKRSLEMIDAGFGLHIDAALDSWLDLQSPEAVEIHELDAIFADI, from the exons ATGCCTTACAATACACGCCGAAAATCCCTCTCCTTACCCTCACTCGGCATCCACCTCCCTAACGCATCCCGTTCCAATCGATCCTCATCCGCGTCCAAAATTCCAGCCACCACCGAAAATCAACCACCTTCGAAAAAGGTCAAGAGATCACACGACTCCGAGTCGCAAAGCCCGTCGGGCACATCTTCGAATGGCCAAATATCGCTTGATGGGAGGAACGAAAGGCTGGCTGCTGCCTACGGCCACACGCCACCACCCTCTCCGGCTGATACCGGAATCGTGGCGAAGATCAATACTGAGGGAATAAACGATGACATTATTGTCGCTGTTATTGAGCAACTCGAGAAGACGGGAAACAGGCCTCATCTGATTAAAGAACTCGCGACAGTGCTGTCGTCCATTAACGACACTATTGCAAA CTCGGCAAATGCAGCAGCTTTGATCTCATCTCGGCTCAGTTTGTACCTAAAACGGCCCTGGACAGCGCTCGCTCCTTGCCCGATTGCCAAAGAGCAAATACCCGTTCACCCACGGAAGGTTTTCTTCTATCTGACGAACTCAACCCCTCAGCCTTTGCCAGAGGACTCGAGTGATATTATTTCGCCTCCCGCGGCCGCAAAACAAATCACACCAAGTTTGTCTAATGCAAGCATCGACCTTGACGATTCAGATGAGGCCTTGGAAAGAGCGCGTATGAGTCCAAGCCCTGAGGTTGATTTGTCAAGCCCCGCGTTCGAACATGAGGAGACTGGCTTGTCAGTCGAGCACTCTACCCCTGGAAGACCGCCAACCCCGACAGGTAGCTATTCAGTGCGCAGCAGGATGGCCCACAATTATCGCATTTCGCATAGTAGTCGTGCAGTTTCACCGCCTTTGGAGGGCGACGAGAAGGAGTTCACCTTGACTGCAAGTTCTGTTCGGGAGAGAACCTCGGCAGAAGACTCAGCGGCAAAACAAAAGGACAGTTCCGCTTCTGAAGGAGGCGCTGAAGGCGATGTGTCGCGGGACGAGGTGAACATGGATGATTGTTTCGTTTCCCACGGCTCCCACCCTCAAAACCACGAATATGGATACTTTCCCTCGCATCTCATCCGAAGCGAAGACCATGTTGATGCCGCAGATGCACAAGTTCTGGGCACATCACCTTCCCCATCTATATCGTCCGAACTATCTTCCTTGTCATCGGTTTCAAGCACGGCCTCAGAAGCTGCAGTCGATGACTGTGCTGCTATGAGTCCCGTTGTCTCTCTTGAGCCTATCTTATCTCCCGGCAAAACAAAGGGCGTCTCTGGCTGCAAGCGGTCGTTGGAGATGATCGATGCTGGGTTTGGCCTTCACATCGACGCGGCGCTAGATTCTTGGCTTGATCTCCAGAGTCCTGAAGCTGTGGAAATCCACGAGCTGGACGCCATTTTTGCAGACATCTAA
- a CDS encoding uncharacterized protein (EggNog:ENOG410PMSI~COG:D) produces MPSISSNKKSSTPPVPSPSNPVLLATQSQWLFTDSELLRSPSVLDGMPIESEHTSRGKGVNFIMQVGILLKLPQLTLCTASVYLHRFFMRYSMVDLPQRPGMHPYSIAATALFLATKVEENCRKMRELIIACCRVALKQPNVVVDEQSKEFWKWRDTILHNEDLLLEALCFDLQLEQPYRLLYDFLCYLHQQDNKPLRNSAWAFINDSIFTVLCLQFTSRTIAASALYAAARHCDVSFDDDILGRPWWEQLDVELRDLKRACNRMAELYERSPLPKPGQKYPSIPGNEGDSTDKTRHVISRGNENGTEDGYPDERNGSLSPGEISERKRSREADNLPSPKQNPLQHTHSVSTNGRLNQEQEQPSPKRQRLDDNQTTAPNFRSPLPHSQTQPRFDSQPKSNQSSQPSLTNATSTLHISSNNNSTSPETATPTSTTNPPQPETTNLNGTSNPEHRPPPPTSLSAPTTPNDKPQSSRIPASYQRKKEAASPRPPGNIPPKPPLD; encoded by the coding sequence ATGCCTTCGATCTCATCAAATAAAAAATCTTCCACTCCTCCGGTCCCTTCGCCCTCGAATCCGGTTCTCCTAGCTACCCAGTCTCAATGGCTCTTCACAGATTCAGAACTCCTCCGGTCGCCGTCAGTTCTAGACGGCATGCCGATCGAATCAGAGCATACCAGTCGGGGAAAGGGCGTCAACTTTATTATGCAAGTCGGCATTCTACTAAAGCTTCCGCAGCTCACACTCTGCACGGCCAGTGTGTACCTTCATAGGTTTTTCATGCGATACAGTATGGTGGATCTGCCACAACGGCCAGGAATGCACCCTTACTCTATCGCCGCCACAGCTCTTTTTCTGGCGACAAAGGTGGAGGAGAATTGCCGCAAGATGCGGGAATTGATAATTGCTTGTTGTCGGGTGGCGCTGAAGCAGCCGAATGTCGTGGTGGACGAGCAGTCAAAAGAATTCTGGAAATGGAGAGACACGATCCTGCACAACGAAGACCTTCTCTTGGAAGCCTTATGTTTTGATCTTCAGCTCGAGCAGCCGTACCGACTTCTTTATGACTTCCTGTGCTATTTGCACCAGCAGGACAACAAGCCACTGCGAAATTCTGCCTGGGCATTTATCAACGATTCCATTTTTACGGTCCTGTGCTTGCAATTCACCTCCCGGACAATAGCGGCGAGTGCACTGTATGCCGCGGCCAGACACTGCGACGTCTCCTTTGATGACGATATTCTTGGCCGTCCTTGGTGGGAACAATTGGATGTTGAGCTAAGAGATTTGAAGCGAGCGTGCAACAGAATGGCAGAGTTGTACGAAAGATCTCCGCTTCCCAAGCCTGGACAAAAGTATCCTTCTATCCCGGGGAATGAAGGGGACTCAACCGACAAAACGAGACATGTTATCTCTAGAGGGAATGAAAATGGCACAGAAGACGGTTACCCAGATGAACGAAACGGATCTCTATCCCCTGGGGAGATTAGTGAACGAAAGCGAAGCCGCGAGGCCGACAATCTACCCTCTCCAAAACAAAATCCTCTCCAGCATACGCACAGCGTCTCTACTAATGGAAGACTGAATCAAGAGCAAGAACAACCATCTCCAAAACGCCAGCGTCTTGATGATAACCAAACGACAGCTCCGAACTTTAGAAGCCCCCTCCCCCATTCTCAAACACAACCGCGATTCGATTCACAGCCTAAATCAAACCAATCCTCCCAACCGTCCCTTACTAACGCGACATCTACCCTTCACATCTCCTCAAACAACAACTCTACGTCTCCTGAGACGGCAACACCAACATCTACCACAAATCCACCTCAACCTGAGACCACAAATTTAAATGGAACTTCCAATCCAGAGCATAGACCCCCTCCTCCGACTTCCCTATCCGCTCCCACCACACCGAACGATAAACCGCAATCGTCACGCATACCGGCCAGTTATCAGCGTAAGAAGGAAGCAGCGTCGCCTCGGCCACCGGGTAATATCCCTCCCAAACCGCCACTGGACTAG
- a CDS encoding uncharacterized protein (EggNog:ENOG410PRS5~COG:S), producing the protein MAAPFVPTAPNLAGGLIDPTKQAEYPILLGDKLAGKPSSRDTQFINIAYNYKPKGATPRQKTTITSTDTPDIYKLTIQDKAGNAERSDLTYIYHGGVDPISSVPESESSNLVLVFDPKRKAFILEPVSTKVNFNLRSAPGKTEKQVLDQYGQLEVLPKNEGISGDDGDGNKDDDDTLEVADEDNPYDYRHFLPKKEAKSERRAEVPSSETTPDPVSEKHSTCPAISSVSSVKANPRPLPKTKPQISPLRPQIKRVTKSAMAKAGSPAKAKSKPTPRVDAGNLVNESPPPEEEPKSASPTAPTAPNSNIVVDGDLIIDWGSPPPERPKIKLNPRDFASGNTSANEGGYGSGNNEGDEDIRSPSPPRLAVSRAWQKRPPQQQDEEDEEEEEEEVSDEDDNESEQEANDDEPDDDGLEAEMEAAFVREQEEEERARNLLLQQQQQQQRHIVSDEESEVSEEE; encoded by the coding sequence ATGGCCGCTCCATTTGTCCCTACAGCCCCCAATCTTGCCGGCGGGCTGATTGACCCAACAAAACAAGCTGAATACCCAATCCTCCTTGGAGATAAGCTGGCTGGAAAGCCGTCTTCGAGGGATACCCAATTCATCAATATAGCTTACAACTACAAGCCTAAAGGCGCTACACCGCGGCAGAAGACGACGATCACATCCACCGATACACCAGATATTTACAAGCTGACTATACAAGATAAAGCTGGTAATGCAGAACGGTCAGATCTGACGTACATTTACCATGGCGGTGTTGATCCCATATCCTCGGTGCCCGAGTCGGAATCGAGCAATTTGGTGCTGGTTTTCGATCCGAAACGGAAGGCATTTATTCTCGAGCCGGTCTCGACGAAGGTGAATTTTAACCTACGCTCCGCACCGGGGAAAACAGAAAAACAAGTTTTGGACCAATATGGCCAGCTTGAGGTTTTACCAAAGAATGAAGGGATTTCGGGAGATGACGGAGACGGGAACAAGGACGATGACGATACACTGGAGGTGGCCGATGAGGACAATCCTTATGACTACAGACATTTTCTTCCCAAGAAAGAGGCCAAGAGCGAAAGGAGGGCCGAAGTGCCTTCGTCTGAAACCACTCCTGATCCCGTTTCCGAGAAGCATTCAACATGCCCTGCAATATCATCTGTGTCTTCCGTGAAGGCCAATCCGAGGCCTCTCCCGAAAACCAAGCCGCAGATCAGTCCACTACGACCTCAGATAAAACGAGTCACTAAATCAGCTATGGCCAAAGCTGGAAGCCCAGCCAAGGCTAAATCTAAACCAACCCCCCGCGTTGATGCCGGCAATCTTGTCAATGAATCGCCTCCGCCAGAAGAAGAACCCAAATCAGCATCACCCACCGCACCTACAGCGCCTAACAGCAATATAGTAGTTGATGGAGATCTGATAATTGACTGGGGTTCTCCTCCTCCCGAGCGACCGAAGATCAAGCTGAATCCTCGCGATTTCGCTTCGGGCAATACGTCCGCCAATGAGGGAGGTTACGGCAGTGGCAACAATGAAGGTGATGAAGATATTCGTTCGCCATCCCCACCGAGACTCGCCGTTAGCCGAGCATGGCAAAAGCGCCCTCCGCAACAACAGGACGaagaggatgaggaagaggaggaagaagaagtgAGCGATGAGGATGATAATGAAAGTGAACAGGAAGCAAACGATGATGAGCCTGACGATGATGGCCTGGAAGCTGAAATGGAGGCGGCATTTGTGCGGGAgcaagaggaagaagagagagccAGAAACTTACTAttacagcagcagcagcagcagcagcgccaTATCGTCAGTGACGAAGAGAGCGAAGTTAGCGAAGAAGAGTAA